Part of the Nisaea sediminum genome is shown below.
ATGCGCGAATCGATCCAGGCGGCGGAAAGCTTCGTGAAATCCCGCTCCCTGATTTACGGGATCTCGCCGAAGAGCCTCGAGAACAAGGATATCCACGTCCACGTTCCGGAAGGCGCGACGCCGAAGGACGGCCCGTCGGCGGGCGTCGGCATGGTCACCTCGATCGTGTCGGTGCTGACCGGCATTCCGGTCCGGCGCGACGTCGCGATGACCGGAGAGGTGACGCTGCGCGGTCGCGTTCTGCCGATCGGCGGCCTCAAGGAGAAGCTTCTCGCGGCGCTCCGGGGCGGTCTCAAAGTCGTGCTCATCCCGAAGGACAACGAGAAGGACCTGACGGAGATTCCGGACAATGTGAAGGAAGGTCTCGAGATCATTCCGGTGTCCTCGGTCGACGAAGTGCTGGCGACGGCGCTGACAAAGCCGCTGGTTCCGATCGATCCGGAGGACATCGTCATCGAGCCCGTCGCGAAAGCTGACGACAAAGGTGAGAAGTCGCTGACGACTCACTGATATCTATACGAAAACCGCGCTTTCGCGCTTGATTTGCCTGTTGAAACCCCGGTCATCGTGCCGGGGTTTCTCTTCTTATATTCTTATGATTTATCTTGATTTTATTCGTAAACGATTGGTTAATAGTGAGAATCCCCGCAGATCTGCGGAAATCCGCCGGTTGCGTGATTGACGCCCGCATTTCCCGCGATTTACAGTGACGCACTGATTGGGCCGAAGATTCGGCCAATTTCTGGGTGATTTTTCTTCTTATAGGGGGGCTATAACGTGAATAAGAATGAGCTCGTCGCGGCAGTTGCCGAGTCTGCGGATCTGACCAAGGCCGATGCGGCTTCGGCCGTCGACGCTGTCCTCGACTCCATTACATCCGCGCTCAAGTCTGGCGGAGAGGTTCGGCTTGTCGGTTTCGGCACTTTCAGCGTGGCATCCCGTGCCGCGAGCGAAGGCCGCAATCCCCGGACCGGCGAGAAGATCAAGATCGCCGCGTCCAAGCAGCCGAAGTTCAAGGCTGGCAAAGGCCTCAAAGACGCACTGAATTGATCGAATAGATTTCTTTTCTTTTCGCGACACGCCGTCCCTGTTAGAAGGGGCGGCGTTTTCGTCAGGGCCTGTTCCTGGCATCGGTCGGGCGCTTAGCTCAGCTGGGAGAGCATCTCGTTTACACCGAGAGGGTCGGCGGTTCGATCCCGTCAGCGCCCACCATCCCGACCCGTAAATCTCCTTAGATATGCCGTCCCTGCATGATCGCGTAGCGATACATGGCCTGCAGGTCCGCGCGGGTCTTCGGGCTGACCCGATTCTCCGATATCTCCTTCGTGTAGTCGCGGATGTCGCGCTTGGTTTCGATCGAGACCCGCGGGCTCTGCATCAACGCGTCATACATCTGCTTCGGAGTCGCCTGTGTCGGGTCCAAGGGGCCGCTTTCCGCCGGCTCCGCCTTAAGGTCGTCCACCTGCGCGTTGCGGACTTTGAGGAACTTGCGCGGCAGCAGGAGATCGGTCCAGACGAGGCCATATTCGTTCAGGATGTTGCTGATAGCATCGACTGCGTTCAGGACTTCGCCATCATTGTCGCTGGCAAGCATCGCGACCAGTTTGCTGAGTCGCTGATAATCGCGTTCGGTCATCATGGGCGGACGGTTCCACTCGGTTAGAATTCGCCTTGGCCGACAGCATACGCGCGGCCCCAAGCACGGTTGAACAAAGAATTTTCTTCCGAAATTCGGGCGTTTCAGAGGGTTGGGAGAGGGCGGTCAAAAAAAGAGTCATTTTTCCGACCCATCGCGCTTGACACTCCATAGGGCCCAAAGTACATAAGCGCCTCCTCGTCGGGGGCGCCGCCAAACAAACGGCACCGCGGCCCGGATATGGGGGTGTAGCTCAGTTGGTTAGAGCGCCGGCCTGTCACGCCGGAGGCCGCGGGTTCGAGTCCCGTCACTCCCGCCACCTACCTCTTTTTAATCCCCGTTCTTGCACCATAACGGCGCGGTCTTTGACCGGCGCCGAAAAACGCGTTGCAAGCGCCGGAATTTAAAGGCTTCTTTCGGAAATCTAGTCACGACACAGGCTTTTCTTGGCCGTCCGATGGAACTATAGTGCGCCCGTTGACAAGGTGTCGGGCGCTCCGTCGGAGTCCCCAGAAAACGCCGGGAATGAGAGAGAGCTGACGATATGAGCGATATTCTCCGGGAATATTTGCCTATCCTGATATTTCTCGTGGTCGCGATCGGCCTGTGCCTCGCGATGGTGATCGGCTCGCTGCTGGTTGTGAAGCAGCGTCCGGACTCAGAGAAGGTATCTGCCTATGAGTGCGGCTTCGAGGCCTTCAACGATTCTCGCGGCCAGTTCGATGTCCGCTTCTATCTCGTTGCCATCCTCTTCATCATCTTCGATCTCGAAGTAGCCTTCCTTTTCCCATGGGCGATCTCGCTCGGCGGAATCGGACTGTTCGGCTTCTGGTCGATGATCGTCTTCCTCGGCGTGCTGACCATCGGCTTCGTCTACGAGTGGCGCAAAGGCGCCCTGGAATGGGAGTAAGAGCCACCATGCAGACCTCGCAGGATCTCCGCCCGATTCCTCCCGGCGCCGACCAGGATGCGATCCTGAAGGCAGTCGGGGACGAGCTGAACGAAAAGGGCTTCGTGGTCGCCCAGGCTGACAAGCTGTTCAACTGGGCCCGCAGTGGCTCGCTCTGGCCGATGACCTTCGGTCTCGCCTGCTGTGCCGTCGAGATGATGCACACCGCGGCCAGCCGCTACGACATGGACCGCTTCGGAATGGTGTTCCGGCCGAGCCCGCGTCAATCCGACGTCATGATCGTTGCCGGCACGCTGACCAACAAGATGGCACCGGCGCTGCGTAAGGTTTACGACCAGATGGCCGAGCCGCGCTGGGTGCTTTCCATGGGCTCCTGCGCCAATGGCGGCGGCTACTATCACTATTCCTATTCCGTGGTCCGCGGCTGCGACCGGATCGTTCCGGTCGATGTCTACGTCCCCGGGTGCCCGCCGACGGCCGAAGCGCTTCTCTACGGGCTCCTCCAGCTGCAGAAGAAGATCAAGCGCACTTCGACCATCGCCCGCTAAGGGACGCGAGTTAACGCCAGGCAAAGGCAGACGACAGCATGGCATCACCAACTGAAACGCAGAAAGAGCTGGCGGACTATCTGAGGAACCAGCTCTCGACCGAACTGGTCGAGGCCGGCTTCGTGCTTGACGAGCTGGTGCTTCGGACCCGTCCGCAGCATATCAGCAAGGTCCTGACCTTCCTTCGCGACGATTCGCAGTGCCAGTTTCGTATTCTGGTCGATATCTGCGGCACCGACTATCCCGAACGCGAGCTGCGTTTCGACGTGGTCTACAACCTGCTCAGCGTGCAGCAGAACAACCGGATCCGCGTCAAGGTCGCGACCGACGAGCAGACGCCTGTTCCATCCGCGACGGCGGTGTTCCCATCGGCCAACTGGTTCGAGCGGGAAACCTGGGACATGTATGGCGTGTTCTTCTCCGATCACCCCGATCTGCGCCGTCTCCTGACCGATTACGGTTTCGAAGGCCATCCGCTGCGCAAGGACTTTCCGCTAACGGGACATGTCGAGGTGCGCTACGACGACGAACAGAAGCGCGTGGTCTATGAGCCGGTGAAGCTCGTGCAGGACTTCCGCAGCTTCGACTTCCTGAGCCCGTGGGAAGGCGCCCGTTCGCTGCTTCCGGGTGACGAAAAGGCCGCCGATCAGGCCGAAGAGGGAGCCTCCTGATGGCTGAAGCGCAGATCAAGCCGCTTACGCTGAATTTCGGCCCGCAGCACCCGGCCGCCCACGGCGTGTTGCGCCTTGTGCTGGAGATGGACGGCGAGATCGTCGAGCGTGCCGATCCGCATATCGGCCTGTTGCATCGCGGCACCGAGAAGCTGATCGAGTACAAGACCTACCTGCAGGCGGTGCCGTATTTCGACCGGCTCGATTATGTCGCGCCGATGTCGCAGGAACATGCCTACGCGCTCGCGGTCGAGAAGCTGCTCGGGATCGAGGTCCCGAAGCGTGCCCAGTATATCCGGGTGATGTATGCCGAGATCTCGCGGATCCTGAACCACCTTCTGAATATCACGACCTTCGCCATCGACGTTGGCGCCATGACGCCGCTTCTCTGGGGCTTCGAAGAGCGCGAAAAGCTCATGGAGTTCTACGAGCGGGCCTGCGGCGCGCGCCTGCATGCGGCCTATTTCCGGCCGGGCGGGGTCGCGATGGATCTGCCGGCCGGCATCCTAGACGACATCCTGGCCTGGACCGAGACTTTCCCGGCGCTGATGGACGATATCGAGAGCCTGCTGACCGAAAACCGGATCTTCAAGCAGCGCACCGTCGATATCGGCGTCGTTTCGGCCGAGGAAGCGCAGGCGATCGGGTTCAGCGGTCCGTGCATCCGGGCTTCGGGGCTCGCATGGGACCTGCGCAAGTCGCAGCCTTACGACGCCTATAACGAGATGGACTTCAACATCCCGATCGGCAAGACCGGCGACTGCTATGCGCGCTATCTGGTGCGCATCAAGGAGATCAGGGAAAGCTTGAAGATCATCCGGCAAGCTGCTGAAAACATGCCGGAAGGTCCGGTCAAGACCGAG
Proteins encoded:
- a CDS encoding HU family DNA-binding protein, encoding MNKNELVAAVAESADLTKADAASAVDAVLDSITSALKSGGEVRLVGFGTFSVASRAASEGRNPRTGEKIKIAASKQPKFKAGKGLKDALN
- a CDS encoding NADH-quinone oxidoreductase subunit A, whose protein sequence is MSDILREYLPILIFLVVAIGLCLAMVIGSLLVVKQRPDSEKVSAYECGFEAFNDSRGQFDVRFYLVAILFIIFDLEVAFLFPWAISLGGIGLFGFWSMIVFLGVLTIGFVYEWRKGALEWE
- a CDS encoding NuoB/complex I 20 kDa subunit family protein, which produces MGVRATMQTSQDLRPIPPGADQDAILKAVGDELNEKGFVVAQADKLFNWARSGSLWPMTFGLACCAVEMMHTAASRYDMDRFGMVFRPSPRQSDVMIVAGTLTNKMAPALRKVYDQMAEPRWVLSMGSCANGGGYYHYSYSVVRGCDRIVPVDVYVPGCPPTAEALLYGLLQLQKKIKRTSTIAR
- a CDS encoding NADH-quinone oxidoreductase subunit C, which codes for MASPTETQKELADYLRNQLSTELVEAGFVLDELVLRTRPQHISKVLTFLRDDSQCQFRILVDICGTDYPERELRFDVVYNLLSVQQNNRIRVKVATDEQTPVPSATAVFPSANWFERETWDMYGVFFSDHPDLRRLLTDYGFEGHPLRKDFPLTGHVEVRYDDEQKRVVYEPVKLVQDFRSFDFLSPWEGARSLLPGDEKAADQAEEGAS
- a CDS encoding NADH-quinone oxidoreductase subunit D; its protein translation is MAEAQIKPLTLNFGPQHPAAHGVLRLVLEMDGEIVERADPHIGLLHRGTEKLIEYKTYLQAVPYFDRLDYVAPMSQEHAYALAVEKLLGIEVPKRAQYIRVMYAEISRILNHLLNITTFAIDVGAMTPLLWGFEEREKLMEFYERACGARLHAAYFRPGGVAMDLPAGILDDILAWTETFPALMDDIESLLTENRIFKQRTVDIGVVSAEEAQAIGFSGPCIRASGLAWDLRKSQPYDAYNEMDFNIPIGKTGDCYARYLVRIKEIRESLKIIRQAAENMPEGPVKTEDRKVAPPSRGEMKHSMEALIHHFKLYTEGYHVPAGETYTAVEAPKGEFAVFLVSDGTNKPYRCKIRAPGFSFLAAMDFLSKGHMLADTVAIIGSLDIVFGEIDR